A window of the Deltaproteobacteria bacterium genome harbors these coding sequences:
- a CDS encoding response regulator transcription factor: MMPHGMAHEWQRNGSASTGMQVAPADGAGAQPRVVVVNHNETARESLRRLCASVGLAVETYPTAEAFLEASDGPRPGCLLLELCLPGMGGLALQRELIARRVGLPIIVVTGYGDVQAAVEALKAGAFDYFEEPFSRQLLLDRIHQAIEMDRALWQREAQRADRAWRLGRLTPRERQVLDLVVDGKTNREIAGTLAMREKTVE, from the coding sequence ATGATGCCGCACGGCATGGCCCACGAATGGCAGCGCAATGGGTCGGCATCCACAGGTATGCAGGTCGCGCCCGCGGACGGAGCCGGCGCGCAGCCGCGAGTCGTCGTCGTGAATCACAACGAGACCGCGCGCGAGTCGCTGCGCCGGCTCTGCGCGTCGGTGGGGCTCGCCGTCGAGACGTACCCCACGGCGGAGGCGTTCCTCGAGGCGTCGGACGGACCCCGTCCGGGATGCCTCTTGCTGGAGCTGTGCCTCCCGGGCATGGGAGGGCTCGCTCTCCAGCGAGAGCTCATCGCCCGGAGGGTCGGACTCCCGATCATCGTCGTCACGGGCTATGGCGACGTGCAGGCCGCGGTGGAAGCGCTGAAGGCCGGCGCGTTCGACTACTTCGAGGAGCCCTTCAGCCGCCAGCTGCTGCTCGACCGCATCCATCAGGCGATCGAGATGGACCGGGCGTTGTGGCAGAGGGAAGCTCAGCGCGCCGACCGCGCCTGGCGCCTCGGACGTCTGACACCGCGCGAACGGCAGGTGCTGGACCTGGTCGTCGACGGGAAGACCAACCGGGAGATCGCGGGGACGCTGGCGATGCGTGAAAAGACCGTCGAATA